In Synechococcus sp. CC9616, the following are encoded in one genomic region:
- the purF gene encoding amidophosphoribosyltransferase, with the protein MQNLEPSVKSRRPVQLLEAERPDRMEEACGVFAVLAAEQPVANLAYFGLYALQHRGQESAGIAVFNEGNVCLHKDMGLVSQVFDQDVLARMPGDLAIGHNRYSTTGSSRVCNAQPVVLMTRLGAFALAHNGNLVNAAELRRAVDDGQVEFTSTTDSELIAFAIQQAVERGLDWSLAISAALELCRGAFSLVIGTPIGLFAVRDGHGIRPLVFGRLGDPEFGHWVVSSESCGLEIIGAQYVDDVLPGELVLFQEGSQEPSRRRWTEQPNRLCVFEMIYFSRPDSRFFGESLYSYRQRIGQTLARESAVDADLVIGVPDSGIPAAIGFSQVSGIPYADGLIKNRYVGRTFIQPTQAMREAGIRVKLNPLPDVLSGKRIVVIDDSIVRGTTSRKLVVALREAGATEVHMRISSPPVTHPCFYGIDTDTQDQLIAARLTLKEIEEQLKVDSLAYLSKEGMVEAAKADSGHFCTACFDGDYPIPMDQEVLSSKLMLEPSGIAAG; encoded by the coding sequence ATGCAGAATCTTGAGCCCAGTGTGAAGTCGAGGCGCCCTGTGCAGCTGCTTGAGGCCGAGCGTCCCGACCGCATGGAAGAGGCCTGCGGAGTTTTTGCTGTTCTCGCCGCGGAGCAGCCCGTTGCGAATCTCGCCTATTTCGGCCTCTATGCCTTGCAGCATCGCGGTCAGGAATCCGCTGGCATCGCGGTGTTCAACGAAGGCAATGTCTGTCTTCACAAGGACATGGGTCTGGTCAGCCAGGTGTTCGATCAGGACGTTTTGGCCCGTATGCCGGGTGATCTCGCGATCGGCCACAACCGTTATTCGACAACGGGCAGCAGTCGTGTCTGCAATGCCCAGCCCGTGGTTCTGATGACCCGTCTGGGAGCCTTCGCTTTGGCTCACAACGGCAATCTTGTCAATGCCGCGGAACTTCGCAGGGCCGTTGACGATGGTCAGGTGGAATTCACGTCCACCACTGATTCAGAACTGATTGCTTTTGCCATTCAGCAGGCCGTTGAACGCGGCCTGGACTGGTCATTGGCGATCAGTGCCGCGCTCGAGCTCTGCAGGGGTGCCTTCAGCCTGGTGATCGGCACGCCCATCGGCTTGTTTGCTGTCAGAGATGGTCACGGCATCAGGCCTCTGGTGTTCGGGCGATTGGGTGATCCCGAGTTCGGGCACTGGGTCGTGAGCAGCGAGAGTTGTGGATTGGAGATCATCGGTGCCCAGTACGTCGATGACGTGCTTCCCGGTGAGCTGGTTCTGTTTCAAGAGGGCAGTCAGGAGCCGTCCCGACGGCGGTGGACTGAGCAACCCAATCGACTGTGTGTGTTCGAGATGATTTATTTCTCGCGACCCGACAGTCGTTTTTTTGGAGAATCTCTTTACAGCTATCGCCAGAGAATTGGTCAGACCCTCGCCAGGGAATCCGCTGTCGATGCCGATCTTGTGATCGGAGTGCCCGATTCCGGTATTCCTGCAGCCATCGGTTTTTCTCAGGTCAGCGGCATTCCTTATGCCGATGGCTTGATCAAGAACCGTTATGTGGGTCGCACGTTCATCCAGCCGACTCAGGCGATGCGGGAGGCAGGAATTCGCGTCAAGCTCAATCCACTGCCGGATGTCCTTTCTGGTAAACGCATTGTGGTGATTGACGATTCCATCGTGCGCGGAACGACGAGCCGTAAGCTCGTTGTGGCTCTCAGAGAAGCAGGAGCCACGGAAGTGCACATGCGGATCAGCTCCCCGCCAGTCACCCATCCTTGTTTTTACGGAATTGACACCGATACCCAGGACCAACTGATCGCTGCCCGTTTGACGCTGAAGGAAATCGAAGAACAGCTCAAGGTTGATTCACTCGCGTATCTCAGCAAGGAGGGGATGGTTGAAGCAGCGAAGGCGGACTCCGGTCACTTCTGCACGGCTTGCTTTGACGGCGACTATCCGATTCCCATGGATCAGGAGGTTCTGTCCAGCAAATTGATGCTGGAACCTTCGGGAATCGCTGCCGGCTAG
- a CDS encoding tetratricopeptide repeat protein: MAQRRNRQSAFGGLAAALLGVGLIGWSLPAEALVPYVYLPSEEELKGSSLGIGRTAAQLLQLGQPREAAQLAALAVRLHPDDERLWSVLAEAQLRSEQLDAASVSLAKAKSLNPDKAGLWFAEAAIALRSDRPDEAISLLNRGLQLDSNNSAAYFDLGNARIMQEELKMALQAFEKATALKPDFWEALNNQALVLYQLGNREEAIRRWRKVLSIEDNPEPMLALAAALYRQDRNRDEALRLAKTSLAKEPNYVLAPHQEEQLWGTKIRAAAAQLMADEELADTVERARANATWKKRS, translated from the coding sequence ATGGCTCAACGCCGAAACCGTCAATCAGCCTTCGGAGGACTAGCTGCAGCGCTTCTCGGTGTTGGCTTGATCGGTTGGAGCCTGCCGGCTGAAGCTCTGGTTCCCTACGTCTACCTGCCATCAGAAGAGGAGCTGAAAGGGTCATCTCTCGGCATCGGACGCACCGCAGCGCAACTGCTGCAACTCGGCCAGCCACGGGAAGCCGCACAACTCGCAGCCCTCGCTGTGCGCCTTCACCCCGACGACGAACGTCTCTGGTCGGTGCTGGCGGAAGCCCAACTTCGCAGTGAACAGCTGGATGCTGCCAGCGTGTCGCTCGCAAAAGCGAAAAGCCTCAACCCCGACAAAGCAGGACTTTGGTTTGCTGAAGCTGCGATTGCTTTGCGTTCCGATCGTCCGGACGAGGCGATCAGCCTGTTGAACCGAGGCTTGCAGCTCGATTCCAACAATTCCGCTGCCTATTTCGATCTCGGCAACGCCCGGATCATGCAGGAGGAACTGAAGATGGCCTTGCAGGCTTTTGAAAAGGCCACAGCACTCAAACCGGATTTCTGGGAAGCCCTGAATAACCAAGCCCTTGTGCTTTATCAGTTGGGCAATCGCGAGGAGGCGATTCGACGCTGGCGGAAGGTGCTCAGCATCGAAGACAATCCCGAACCGATGCTGGCTCTGGCTGCTGCCCTTTATCGGCAAGACCGCAATCGAGACGAGGCCCTCCGCCTGGCGAAGACCTCCTTGGCGAAGGAACCGAATTATGTGCTGGCTCCCCATCAGGAGGAACAGCTTTGGGGTACAAAGATCCGTGCCGCTGCTGCTCAGCTGATGGCGGATGAAGAATTGGCGGACACCGTCGAACGGGCGAGAGCCAATGCGACATGGAAAAAACGCTCCTGA
- a CDS encoding DNA topoisomerase (ATP-hydrolyzing) subunit A, which yields MAEERVQPIALHQEMQRSYLEYAMSVIVGRALPDARDGLKPVQRRILFAMQELGLTPDRPYRKCARVVGDVLGKYHPHGDQAVYDALVRLVQTFSSRHPLLDGHGNFGSVDDDPPAAMRYTETRLAPIAHQALLDEIGDDTVDFAPNFDGSQQEPTVLPAQLPFLLLNGCSGIAVGMATSIPPHNLGEVVDGLIALIRKPAISDERLLELIPGPDFPTGGEVLLSSGLRDTYLRGRGSIPMRGVAHIEEVQPGKGRHKRNAVVITELPYQLSKAGWIEKLAELVNDGKIGGIADIRDESDREGMRVVVELRRDGNPEKVLADLQRRTALQSNFGAILLALVNGQPQQLSLRQLLQTFLDYRELTLIRRTSHALRKTEDRLEVVAGLITALNNLQQVISMIQEAADAASARASLMVRLDLSERQADAVLAMPLRRLTGLEQESLRKELEDLRQERERLKLLLENRDQLLNALVDELKELKKRFATPRRTRLVEGGDELMAERAASQRPNTELLRQQALAALPGDARLLIQADGQVKVISPQVLGRLHINEASPLGDEPSPARLILPIEPPPRLLAISAGGRVATVRWEFAGQQPGVLERFLPTGLEGDPVIAIEPLPQGDCSDLSLGLLSIDGRFKRLPLSEVLDLSGRATSVVKLKDGISLRAAVICRTGSDLALVSDIGRIIKLPVQEDCLPLMGRLAQGPMTMRLFPGERIAGAISLMATNTILVATAQGRITRIDASQLRLCQRGDLGEIAVHLEHDNDRIQALCSGDDLVGLITSRKRHGRLDARDFACGKPGEASFEQLDLSSDETLLELIPLIQDKSRS from the coding sequence ATGGCTGAGGAGCGCGTCCAACCGATCGCCCTGCATCAGGAGATGCAGCGCTCCTACCTCGAGTACGCCATGAGCGTGATCGTGGGTCGGGCACTTCCTGATGCTCGCGATGGGTTGAAACCTGTTCAACGCAGGATCCTGTTTGCGATGCAGGAGCTCGGACTCACCCCGGATCGCCCCTACCGCAAGTGCGCCCGTGTCGTCGGGGATGTTCTGGGCAAATACCATCCCCATGGCGACCAGGCTGTTTATGACGCTCTGGTGCGCCTGGTTCAGACCTTCTCCAGCCGTCACCCTCTGCTGGATGGACACGGCAACTTCGGCTCGGTCGACGACGATCCACCGGCTGCCATGCGGTACACCGAAACGCGACTGGCTCCGATCGCCCACCAGGCCCTCCTGGACGAAATCGGCGACGACACGGTCGATTTCGCTCCGAACTTCGATGGTTCCCAGCAGGAACCCACGGTGCTTCCGGCGCAACTCCCCTTTCTGCTGCTCAACGGTTGTTCAGGAATCGCCGTCGGCATGGCCACGAGCATCCCTCCCCACAACCTTGGAGAGGTGGTCGATGGCCTGATCGCCCTGATCCGCAAGCCCGCCATCAGTGACGAACGGCTGCTGGAGTTGATCCCTGGACCGGATTTTCCGACAGGAGGCGAAGTCCTGCTGAGCAGTGGCCTGCGTGACACCTACCTGCGAGGCCGCGGCAGCATTCCGATGCGGGGTGTGGCGCACATCGAAGAAGTGCAACCCGGCAAGGGCCGCCATAAGCGCAACGCCGTGGTGATCACCGAACTGCCCTATCAATTGAGCAAAGCCGGTTGGATCGAAAAACTGGCCGAGCTCGTGAACGACGGAAAAATCGGCGGCATTGCTGATATCCGAGACGAAAGCGACCGCGAAGGAATGCGCGTCGTGGTGGAGCTCCGCAGAGACGGAAACCCGGAAAAAGTTCTCGCAGATCTGCAACGACGCACGGCCCTGCAGAGCAACTTCGGAGCCATCCTCCTCGCCCTCGTCAATGGCCAGCCACAGCAGCTTTCCCTGCGTCAGCTGCTCCAAACGTTTCTCGACTATCGAGAACTGACCCTGATTCGACGCACCAGCCACGCGCTGCGTAAGACGGAGGATCGCCTCGAGGTGGTTGCAGGCCTGATCACCGCCTTGAACAACCTGCAACAGGTGATCAGCATGATTCAGGAAGCGGCAGATGCCGCTTCCGCCAGAGCCAGCCTGATGGTGCGTCTCGATCTCTCGGAACGTCAGGCAGACGCGGTACTGGCCATGCCGTTGCGTCGGCTCACGGGATTGGAGCAGGAGAGCCTCCGCAAGGAACTTGAGGATCTGCGTCAGGAACGGGAGCGTCTGAAATTGCTTCTGGAGAACAGAGATCAGCTTCTGAACGCTCTGGTGGACGAGCTGAAAGAACTGAAAAAACGCTTCGCCACACCACGCCGCACACGGCTTGTGGAAGGGGGTGATGAATTGATGGCCGAGCGGGCCGCCAGCCAACGACCCAATACGGAACTGCTGAGACAACAGGCCCTCGCTGCGTTACCGGGAGATGCTCGTCTGCTGATTCAGGCCGACGGTCAGGTGAAGGTGATCTCTCCCCAGGTGCTCGGACGGCTTCACATCAACGAGGCGAGTCCACTTGGTGATGAACCCTCACCGGCGCGTCTAATCCTGCCGATCGAACCCCCTCCGAGGTTGCTGGCAATCAGCGCTGGAGGCCGAGTGGCAACGGTGCGTTGGGAATTTGCTGGTCAACAACCGGGCGTACTCGAGCGTTTCCTCCCCACAGGTCTTGAAGGGGATCCAGTGATCGCAATCGAACCCCTCCCTCAGGGAGATTGTTCTGATCTCAGCCTCGGATTGCTGAGCATCGATGGACGATTCAAACGGCTTCCCTTGAGCGAGGTCCTGGATCTATCTGGACGGGCAACGAGTGTGGTGAAGCTCAAGGACGGCATCAGTCTTCGCGCTGCCGTGATCTGCCGAACCGGTTCGGATCTGGCACTGGTGAGTGACATCGGTCGAATCATCAAACTTCCCGTTCAGGAAGACTGTTTACCTCTCATGGGGCGTCTGGCTCAGGGACCCATGACGATGCGACTGTTCCCGGGAGAACGGATCGCAGGCGCCATCAGCCTGATGGCAACCAACACAATCCTTGTGGCAACCGCTCAGGGGCGGATCACTCGCATCGATGCATCCCAGCTGCGTCTCTGCCAGCGGGGGGATCTGGGGGAGATTGCGGTGCATCTTGAACACGACAACGACAGGATCCAGGCGCTCTGCAGCGGTGACGATCTCGTCGGACTGATCACCAGTCGCAAACGACATGGGCGATTGGATGCCCGAGACTTTGCATGCGGCAAACCTGGTGAAGCCAGTTTCGAACAGTTGGATCTCAGTTCCGATGAAACTCTCCTGGAACTGATTCCCCTGATCCAGGACAAGTCTCGGAGCTAA
- the nusB gene encoding transcription antitermination factor NusB has protein sequence MQSRSLSRELALLLLGQVSDQSKSADRHPAMENLLQKALDSLMQHWRESLDGSAAELEQAQQALLDSELQEGGGSTLDSARSHLRASLSASEQVLNGLSASMELPRLLLLGDQDQIRRSALKRVQLVLEQRSSIDSRLDSVMEGWRLSRLPRIDRDILRLAVVDLIDLSTPAPVAFNEAVELANRYSDEQGRRMINGVLRRFHDAAATTPA, from the coding sequence ATGCAGTCCAGATCGTTGTCTCGTGAGCTGGCCTTGTTGCTTCTTGGCCAGGTATCTGATCAGAGCAAGTCGGCTGATCGTCATCCAGCGATGGAGAACCTGCTTCAGAAAGCACTCGACAGCCTGATGCAGCACTGGCGGGAATCTCTTGATGGCAGTGCCGCTGAGCTTGAGCAAGCGCAGCAAGCTCTTCTGGACAGTGAACTTCAGGAGGGCGGTGGATCAACCCTCGATTCGGCCCGGTCCCATCTGCGTGCATCGCTGAGCGCCTCGGAGCAAGTCCTTAATGGACTGTCAGCCTCAATGGAGTTGCCCCGTTTGCTCCTACTCGGCGATCAAGACCAGATTCGGCGTTCCGCCCTGAAGCGCGTTCAATTGGTTTTGGAACAGCGGTCCAGCATCGATTCACGTCTCGACTCGGTTATGGAGGGATGGCGTCTCTCCCGGTTACCGAGAATCGATCGCGACATTCTGCGGCTGGCTGTTGTGGATTTGATCGATCTCTCCACACCAGCACCGGTTGCATTCAATGAAGCTGTGGAACTTGCCAATCGCTACAGCGATGAACAGGGACGTCGCATGATCAACGGTGTTTTGAGGCGTTTCCACGACGCTGCAGCGACCACTCCGGCCTGA
- the queG gene encoding tRNA epoxyqueuosine(34) reductase QueG translates to MADVDPSSSKNLSAALKARAREEGFAPVGIANLPGSRRLQMRTEALQRWLNQGHAADMAWMAAPRRQNAAQLLDGARSVLAVGLNYYVDQQIQPGYLKIARYAWGRDYHRVVDQRLRRVGRWLSEQCPDIRWRVCVDSAPLLDKAWAEEAGLGWIGKHSNLINSAQGSWMVLGHLLITERLQADEPSRSLCGRCTACMEACPTDAIREPFVVDATRCLAYHTIENRNPQLPPAIEDSLGAWVAGCDICQDVCPWNHRDLPQTREADLQPRPWLLQLTRQQALSWDDATWDQRLRSSALRRIKPWMWRRNARAAQMD, encoded by the coding sequence ATGGCCGACGTTGATCCAAGCTCCTCCAAGAACCTGAGCGCCGCCCTGAAAGCACGCGCTCGTGAGGAGGGTTTTGCGCCGGTTGGAATCGCAAACCTGCCGGGGAGCAGGCGACTGCAGATGCGCACCGAAGCCTTGCAACGCTGGTTGAACCAAGGCCATGCAGCGGACATGGCCTGGATGGCTGCCCCGCGACGACAGAACGCCGCACAGCTTCTGGATGGAGCCAGAAGCGTGCTGGCCGTTGGACTCAACTATTACGTCGATCAGCAAATACAGCCCGGATATCTCAAGATCGCTCGCTACGCCTGGGGTCGCGATTACCACCGTGTGGTCGACCAACGGTTACGACGGGTTGGGCGCTGGCTCTCAGAGCAATGCCCGGACATCCGATGGCGGGTCTGCGTTGACTCCGCCCCGCTGCTCGACAAGGCCTGGGCGGAAGAGGCAGGACTGGGTTGGATTGGAAAGCACAGCAATCTGATCAACAGCGCTCAAGGCTCATGGATGGTTCTGGGACATCTGCTGATCACGGAGCGACTGCAGGCGGATGAACCATCGCGCAGTCTCTGCGGACGCTGCACAGCGTGCATGGAAGCCTGCCCCACAGACGCGATCCGGGAACCGTTTGTGGTGGATGCCACCCGCTGCCTGGCGTACCACACGATCGAAAATCGCAACCCTCAGCTGCCCCCGGCGATCGAGGATTCCCTCGGAGCCTGGGTCGCTGGCTGCGACATCTGCCAGGACGTCTGTCCCTGGAATCACCGCGACCTGCCGCAGACAAGGGAAGCCGATCTGCAACCGAGGCCCTGGCTGCTTCAGCTGACCCGACAGCAAGCTCTCAGCTGGGATGACGCCACCTGGGATCAGCGACTGCGAAGTTCAGCATTGCGACGGATCAAGCCCTGGATGTGGCGGAGAAATGCAAGAGCGGCACAGATGGATTAG
- a CDS encoding DUF502 domain-containing protein: MVQSTPRPDLPLTARLQQDLKNDLIAGLLVVIPLATTIWLSTIVSRFVLAFLTSIPKQFNPFITLNPLLQDLINLALGLTVPLMGILLIGLMARNIVGRWLLEFGEGTLSRIPLAGSVYKTLKQLLETVLRDNTSRFRRVVLVEYPREGLFSVGFVTGQVGPSLQSDLNDPLLSVFIPTAPNPTTGWYTLVPEQSVRELDISVEEAFRTIISAGIVNPDEREAPVNRSFSSLIAQLRSSVSPTT; encoded by the coding sequence TTGGTCCAGTCCACTCCCAGACCTGATCTGCCGCTGACAGCGAGGCTTCAGCAGGATCTCAAGAATGATCTGATCGCAGGCTTGCTGGTGGTGATCCCACTGGCAACCACGATCTGGCTGTCGACCATCGTCAGTCGTTTTGTGTTGGCGTTTCTCACGTCGATACCCAAGCAGTTCAACCCATTCATCACTCTCAATCCTCTGCTTCAGGATCTGATCAACCTGGCGCTGGGACTGACGGTTCCACTGATGGGGATCCTTCTGATCGGGTTGATGGCTCGCAACATTGTCGGACGTTGGTTGCTTGAGTTCGGCGAAGGCACGTTGAGTCGGATTCCTCTCGCTGGTTCGGTCTACAAAACCCTTAAGCAGTTGTTGGAGACCGTTCTGCGCGACAACACCAGTCGTTTCAGGCGGGTGGTGCTTGTGGAATACCCGAGAGAGGGGCTGTTCAGCGTCGGGTTCGTCACCGGTCAGGTGGGTCCATCTCTGCAATCCGATCTCAACGATCCTCTTCTCAGCGTCTTCATTCCAACCGCACCGAACCCCACCACCGGTTGGTACACGCTGGTTCCGGAACAGTCCGTTCGAGAACTCGATATTTCCGTTGAGGAAGCCTTCCGAACGATCATTTCAGCCGGCATCGTCAATCCCGATGAACGGGAAGCACCGGTGAATCGCAGTTTTTCAAGCCTGATCGCCCAGCTGCGTTCCTCCGTCTCTCCAACAACCTGA
- a CDS encoding HpsJ family protein gives MGRTANGRFAPVLRWLGLTMVVVLLLQMAAVLTGVDWSDETRRPQVIGPLVAIAPMGFMGLLIALIGSRLDLPEQRLTPLRWVVCVLSAVLAIGMLTAVPLSLSSDGSDGPAAQRIDQGRKALEEARTIRKDDKQVAAVGEQLAQAGQLAADATAEDKKRAAEQMIDMQIAQMDEQLKSLETQQSRAASQRLIGGTGSAVVLAIAFVLLALCAVL, from the coding sequence ATGGGACGCACTGCAAACGGACGTTTCGCTCCCGTGCTCCGCTGGCTCGGCCTCACCATGGTGGTGGTTCTTCTGCTTCAGATGGCTGCCGTGCTCACGGGGGTTGACTGGAGCGACGAAACCAGGCGCCCGCAGGTGATCGGACCGCTGGTGGCGATTGCGCCAATGGGTTTCATGGGTCTCCTGATCGCGTTGATCGGCTCCCGGTTGGATCTTCCGGAGCAGCGCCTGACACCCCTGCGCTGGGTTGTCTGTGTGCTGTCTGCCGTTTTGGCGATCGGGATGTTGACAGCTGTTCCCCTGTCCCTTTCTTCTGATGGATCCGACGGTCCTGCTGCACAGCGGATCGACCAGGGCCGCAAGGCACTTGAAGAAGCTCGAACCATCCGTAAGGACGACAAGCAGGTTGCGGCGGTTGGGGAACAACTCGCCCAGGCAGGTCAGCTCGCAGCTGATGCCACAGCTGAGGACAAAAAGCGGGCAGCTGAACAAATGATCGATATGCAGATCGCTCAGATGGATGAACAGCTCAAATCACTGGAGACGCAGCAGAGTCGGGCGGCCAGTCAAAGGCTGATTGGTGGAACCGGGAGTGCCGTGGTGCTGGCGATTGCCTTCGTTCTGCTGGCGCTATGCGCGGTTCTCTGA